CAAAAACCTGGTTAAAAACCTGAAACTGGAAGAGAATATTATATTCACAGGCAGATTGAAGAACATGAAGTATGTATATCAAAACATAGATATTGCTGTTCAGGCATCACGGACTCCTGAGCCATTCGGCATGGTAGTCCTGGAAGCCATGGTCATGGGGGCACTCGCTGTAGGTACGAATATCGGCGCTATCCCGGAAATTATCGATGATGGCAAGACCGGTCTGCTTTTCAGTCCTGATGATCCGCAGGATCTTTCCAACAAGCTTTCAGCGATTATAAATAGAGAAATCGATGTCCAGCAAATTTTAAAAAACGCTGAACAGAAAGCAATAAACCAATTTTCACTAGATAAACAAAAACAATGTCTTTATGAGACAATTAAGTCAGTAGTTACTTAAACCTGTTTCTTATCGAGGATATCCAGCACTTTGGTTTTTACTGTCTCAGCTTCTAATAGTTTCAGACAATCATTATTTTTGCATTTATATGCCAGTCCTCCGATACTATCAATAGGATTATAACAGTTAAGGCACTTGTTCGCGGATTGCAGGTAAAAGGCGTTCTTCATTTGTGGTACAAGTATTTCTGGGTTTGTGGGTCCGAATAAACCGAGAGCTTTTGTACCTACAGCGCAGGCGAGGTAATAGGCAAAAGAGTCGTTACCGATAAACAGATCGGCAAATTTTATCACATCGGCCAGTTCGACGATGGATGTTTTATCACACAAATTAAGAATTTTTTTTGATGACAATTGTTCACAAATATTTTTGTCTGTCTTGGCACCAACTAAAACAATTTTATAATCAACAGGCATTTGCGCTATAAGTTTTTGGAAACCGGACAAAGGCCAAAGTTTATTAGGCATCGATGCCCAGTTGTTATGCCCACCACCTGGTGCTATTACAATATATGGGGATGAAATATCAGGTTTGGAAAAATTTTGTATATAGGTCAGATTGAAATCTCTTATGGATAGAGGCAGGTATTTATCCACCAGATCAAAATGTCTGTCATAACGGTTATTATTAAGATCAAAAGAAATTGTTTTAAAAAACAGGGAAGGCGGGCCCCAGGCAATTACTTTTTTATATGTTATTAACCGGCCGAAACATTTGAAAGCAAAATGTCTGTGCAAAACTATAATATAGTCATATCGTTCACTAAAGAGAAGTAGACCCAGTTTGAGAAATCTGAACAGCGAGATAAAAGCGGCCTGTATACCGGACCTGTCAAATCCACGTACACTTATAACTCTGCGCAG
The Candidatus Margulisiibacteriota bacterium genome window above contains:
- a CDS encoding glycosyltransferase family 9 protein, translating into MKTSFKVLIIKMSSLGDVLQTTHLVSSIKKSYPDCRIDFMTGENCALLLKNNTSLRRVISVRGFDRSGIQAAFISLFRFLKLGLLLFSERYDYIIVLHRHFAFKCFGRLITYKKVIAWGPPSLFFKTISFDLNNNRYDRHFDLVDKYLPLSIRDFNLTYIQNFSKPDISSPYIVIAPGGGHNNWASMPNKLWPLSGFQKLIAQMPVDYKIVLVGAKTDKNICEQLSSKKILNLCDKTSIVELADVIKFADLFIGNDSFAYYLACAVGTKALGLFGPTNPEILVPQMKNAFYLQSANKCLNCYNPIDSIGGLAYKCKNNDCLKLLEAETVKTKVLDILDKKQV